The Nocardia sp. NBC_01329 sequence CGACCCGCAGCGAAGCCGACTGCTCACGGCCGGCTCGCATCGCCTCGGCGCTGTCATAGCTGGTGCACGATACGGCGCGGCCGGACTTCCGGTTGATCATCAGGCTCGCACTGCAGAACCCCTCCAAGTCCTCCATGGCGGGCAGGGTGGCGGCCTTGTAGATCTCGACAGCCGAATCGAGACGGCTCGGATCGGTTTTGACCCACGTCGCCCGCACGCATGCTCCTTCATCCGCGTGATGAGCCCTGTGCAGACCGGCGATCTCCCATTCCTCGATCTGTGCGCTGCCACCGAACGTCGTCATTGCGCGGTCACGAAGCAGCCCGACCTGTTCCATATTGTCGTTCATCGCGTCCTCGGACTCCCAGGCACTGGTGGCGATGCAGTGCCCGTTGTCCCGGTCGACCAGCAGCGACAGCCCGATACACCCGGGGATCTCCCGTAATGCGGGCAGAACGACATCTCGCATATGCGCAATCCCGGCATCGATAGCTGAGGGGCGCGCCTGAATGGTGGTAGATCGCGCGAACACGATCCACCCCCTCTCTGCTCGAGGCGGCGCCCCGGTGGCGCCACCGGTCCCTTCACACTGCTCCCCCCTCGTCGCGGTGGCAAGAGGGCTGATCGCCCGCCCCGGACATCGGCCCGGTCTGCCGGGCTCGGAGTCACGGAGGCGCCGGCGATCTGGGTCGCGTACTCCACGGCCTATGGCGCGCTGCTCGAGAAGTCGAGGATGCGTCCCGGCGCACATCAGCAGGAGGCCGGATACCAGCACGATCAACGCGACGCCGGACGCGCGTTCGAGTATCGGCAGGGCTCGGGTGAATCTGTCCCTCGGCGCACTCATTCTGAACCGAGTTCTACGTGACCTCGGTGAACTGCCGCACCTGCAACGGCTCGGCCAAGATATCGTCCATGGCTGCGATACACGCTGTCAGGTGCGGTGTTTCGAAATGGGAGATCAGGGCCGCTCGGTCGGCCCATTCCTCGATCAGCACTGCGCGGGTCGGGTCGGCGGGGTGGAAGAAGAGTTCGTAGCCGACGCATCCCGCCTCGGCGAGGGTCGGCTCGATCATTGCCAACAGGACCTCACGCATTTCTTCCCCGCGGCCGGGCTGCGCAGTGAACCGGACGTTGAGTACCAGTGTGGACATCGAAACCGATTCCCTCCCGGCCGAAGTAGCTGCCGTATCGCCTAACGGGTTTCCGGCCACATTACACACGGCGGCGTCGGCCGAAGTGTCGTGTCGGGGATAGTTGGCGAAGTTCGGGCCTCTTCGGCGAAGCAACCCCGAATGCGGTTGGTCTGTAGCAGAATTGGCGGCCGTGACGTCGGTGCCGACGTCGCTCGGTGGTGGAGCGGCGGACCTCGAAGGGTTCGAGTTGGCGTATGTGACCTCGGCTGGTGGCCAGGCCGGGCTGGCGCTGTCGGATGCCTGGTTGCTACGGCTGGAGGCGGCACACCGAACCCGGTGGTGGTGGCGAACCTGCGGTGGCTGTCGGGCTATCGGCATCCGCGCCACCGGGTCGATGATGTCGTCGATCGATTGCGCGCCGTGTTCTGCGATCCGGTCGGGTTGATGGATGACGCGGAGGCCGCGGGCGATCCGATGCCGGTGCTGCCGGTGCTGCCGGTGCTGCCGGTGCTGCCGGTGGTGTCCGGCGGAGCGGGCCGGAATCCTGTGCTGAGTGATCTGCGGCACGTCTCGACCTCATCGGATTGACCTCAATAATTGTTTAGGTTTCAGGATGGTTTCACACGAACTGCACAACTCAGGAGATCATCATGAGCACCGCGACCACTCTCTCCGGCACCGCCGTCCGCATCCCCGCACTGAATCGTCCTGTCGCCGTCTTCGGTGCGATCGGCGCCGCTCTCCTGGCCAATCTCGTCGTCTGGCTGATCGGCGCGGCCGCCGGCGGCACATTCGAAACGGCCGATGCGGGCCAGGCGCAGAGTGTCGCTCCCGGCGGAATCATCATGATGACCGTGGTCCCGATGCTGATCGGTCTCGGCGCGGCCGCGCTGCTGTCCTACAGGTGGATCGGTGTGCTGCGCGTCGCCGCGGTGACCGGTTCGGCGCTCGCCGTCGCGACCATCGGCGGGACGGTGGGTGCCGACTTCGACACCGCGTCCACGGTCGCGCTGTCGATCACCCACCTGACGCTGGTCCCCGCCATAGTCGTGGCCACCGAGGGACTGCGCCGCAAGCTGATCGAAGGGTGACGTGTAAGGGTGACGTGTACTGACGAGAAGGGTCCGCATCCACGAGGATGTGGGCCCTTCTCTCGTGGTGGCGTCACCGCATCCGCGGCGCGAACGCGTTCAGGTGTTCGCGGTCCCAGCCCGCGGCGTCGGCGGCGGCATCGTAGGTGGATCGGAGGAACTCCAGCACGGTGGCTTCGGGCTCGTCGGCGGTGCGCACCGCTTCATAGGGAAGCAGGAACTCATGGATGGAGGCGTCGTAGTAGCCGGCCTGCGGCCGGATCGGTGTCTGCGCGTATCCATCGGGCTCGGGATAGGCGTAGGCGTAGAAACTGCCCTCGGCCGAGCCGCCGGGCCAGAAACCGGTACTGGCCAGTTCGTGTGAATAGCCTTCGACCATGACCCAGTCGGCGCAGTTCGGGGCCCCACCCGGATGTGGTGGGGCGCTGCGCCCGGAGAAGCGGGTATAGGCCAGGTCCATCGCGCCCCAGAAGAAGTGCACGGGGCTGGCCTTGCCGACGAACTCCCCGCGGAACCGGTTCAGGACGCGATCGGCGGCCACCAACTGGCGCCAGAAGGTATTGGCGTGGTCCCGGTCGTAGGCGGCATGCGTGGTGTCCTCGGCGAACGGAATCGCGCGTTCCACCTCCACCGGCCGGGCCAGGATCGTGATGTCGATACCCAGCGCGCGCAGGGCGGCCATCACTTCCTCGTAGAACGCGGCCACGGTCTTGGGCTCCAGATTGATCCGATGCCGCGCGCCGGTGCAGGACCGGATGTGTAGCTGGTGGTCGATGAAGTCGAATTCGATATCGAAGATCCCGCGGTCGTAGGGGATCGCCGAGGTGGTCAATCCGCGTGCGGAGACATAAAGGGTCACCTGCCACCAGTGATTGACCATCGGGGCGCGGGCCAGGCGGAGTTTGCCGACTATCTGCGTCCACATGTGCAGTGTGTCGCGGGTATCGGTCCAGTCGTCCACCCGTAGCGCCGGCCAGACTTCGTTCGATGTGGTGCGCATATCCGTCCCTTCGGCTCGGTGAACCCGGGGGCTCGGGGCGGGCGGCGGTGCGTCAGGCCTCGGCCATCGGCCGCGCACCGCGCAACACGACGCCGAGGCGATCCGGGAACACGGCGAACACGTGATTCAGCTGACCGGGCGACATCATCCGGTCCAGCGCGGAAGTGACGCAGCCGGCGGTGAACGCCACATCACCCGCCGAGATTCCGGCGCGCTCCGCGAACTCGTCGACGAACTGCGCGACGCCGTGGTTTCCCGGTACCCGGCTCGGCACCCATCCCTCGTACCAGATGCCGCGCAGGAAATCGGGTAGTTGGGCGGTGAGATGCGCGGAATTGGGCACGCTTATCCGGTCCCGGACGGTGTGCATCCACGCGCGCAGCGCACGTAGCGCGAAGGTGAGATCTTCGGTACCCAGTGCGTCGGCGACGGCCCGCAGCCAGGTGTGTGCGGTGTGCATGCCGGCGGCAAGGGGATCATGGTGATGCGTCATTGGTGCACCTGCCTTCCAGGTGGCCGGTCCGATACGCGGGGTCGGTACCGCAATTCTACGGCGTTACCGGCGAGAACAGCAGGTCCGATTCCTGTCTCCACAGCGCTCCGGGAGATCGATCCCGAGACGGAGCGAAATGTAATACATACGAGGCAGTGCACGATCATCCGTGCATGACGATCGCACGAAAATTGGCTACCACAGCAGCTACCGGACTCGTTGGTGCAGCGATGGCCGTGACTGCGCCGGGCGTCGCGGGCGCCGCCGATCCCTGCCAGCTCGGGGCGTCCAATGTCGGACCCCGTACCTGCGCCATGACAGAGGTCCGGACGGCCCCGGCCTGGACGCTGGGCAACGGTATCTGCGTCGGCATGCTGAGTGCCGCCGGAGTCGCCTACGACGGCCCCCTGGGCCAGTACCACGCCTTTCCCGGGACTGCCCATTCCATAGAACTGCGGATCACGCAGGGCTTCTCCCCGCTGGGCAATTTCGCGCCGACGGTCCTGGCCTGTGATGTCACAGCGATCGTGGACTGGCGGAACCTCGACACCGGCCGGAGTGGTTCGGTGAGCCATTTCATTCCCGCGGGCAACACGAGTTCCCGGCCGTCCTACCTGCACGTGGACTCGGGCCCGGGGCGGGTCGCGCTCACGGTGCGCACCGACCGTCCGGGTGTTCCGGCAACGGCCGAGGTGTTCGTACCCTGACCCCGTCGCGGGACGGAAAACGCCGGTATCGTGCGCCGACGCGTCGTCGGGGTATACGGCCAGCCGGGCTTGCGATCGGCGACCGGCAGGGTCGAGTCGCCGATTCGCAGCTACGATCTTGCCCACATGCCTTATCCAGGCTGGATCGTTCGGAGGAGTTGCGCCACGAAGGATGTTCGAGCTCGGCCGGCTGTGTCACAAGACTTCGGTGTGGATAGGTTTGTGATCATGCTGCTCTGGATCAACGGTCCCTTCGGCGGAGGAAAGACACAAACCGCGTTCGAGCTACACCGCCGGCTTCCCGGCAGTGTCGTGTGCGATCCGGAGATGGTGGGATACGGGCTGCACCGGATGATGCCGCCGAAGCTCCGGACCGACTTCCAGCGCTATCCGAGCTGGCGGCAAGGCGTGGTCGAGGTACTGGACCATGTGCTGCGCGAGCACGAGGGCGTGGTGATCGCCCCGATGACCGTCGCCGACCTCCGATACTTCGACGAGACGGTCGGCCGGTTGCGCGAATCCGGCCACGACGTGCGTCATTTCGCGTTGCTGGCCCGCCGGGAGACGGTTCTGGATCGTTTGCGCGATCGTGGGCTCGGCTTCGCTCCCATTCTGCGAGCGGTCGGTCAGGGCGATCTGCGGCTGCGTGCGGAACAGTTCGCGGTGGACAGGCTGGACTTCTGCCTCGAACAGCTGAGCAAACCCGAGTTCGCCGAACATATCTGGACCGACACGACTCCGGTGGCGGCGGTAGCCGACCGAATCGCCGACACGGCCGGCGTGACATTGACGCCCGACACCGACGGCCGGATACGAGGCAGGCTTCGCCGCATGGCCGTCACAGTCCGCGGTGTCCGTTTGTGAGTGGAGGCGCCCGAGATCGCTCACCCCGTCGGTATGTTCACCGGCTCGGCCACGTGTAGCGAGTCTGGCTGGACGTCGGCAACTTGCCGAACGCGAAACCGATGCTGGGCGCGACTCGATACAGCCTGACGTCGCCGGCAATGACCGCCTCGCCCAACCGATACCAGGTCCCCGCGGGATCGGTCAGATGCGTTCCGTACTTCCGCTCGAAGTCCGCGACGGCCAGTACACGCTCGGAGCGCTCACCCACGACGGACGCAACCCCCTCGATAACGACATCGACACCGGTCAAGGCGTTCGTACCGGTCGTCAGCACACAGTACGGATTGTGTTCGAGGTTGAGCGCCTTACGTTCCTGACCGCCGGTGGTGAAGCACATGCCACCCAGACTCCACGCCGCCAACAACGGCGTCACGTGCGGTCGCCCGTCCGGGCGCACCGTGGAAAGCCAGAACACCTCCGCCGTCCCGATGACGGCCGACGCCGACGCCCACGGCGTCGCCCGCGCG is a genomic window containing:
- a CDS encoding antibiotic biosynthesis monooxygenase, with protein sequence MFARSTTIQARPSAIDAGIAHMRDVVLPALREIPGCIGLSLLVDRDNGHCIATSAWESEDAMNDNMEQVGLLRDRAMTTFGGSAQIEEWEIAGLHRAHHADEGACVRATWVKTDPSRLDSAVEIYKAATLPAMEDLEGFCSASLMINRKSGRAVSCTSYDSAEAMRAGREQSASLRVDAARRTGVEALDVREFELALAHLRVPEMA
- a CDS encoding putative quinol monooxygenase — translated: MSTLVLNVRFTAQPGRGEEMREVLLAMIEPTLAEAGCVGYELFFHPADPTRAVLIEEWADRAALISHFETPHLTACIAAMDDILAEPLQVRQFTEVT
- a CDS encoding DUF6069 family protein — translated: MSTATTLSGTAVRIPALNRPVAVFGAIGAALLANLVVWLIGAAAGGTFETADAGQAQSVAPGGIIMMTVVPMLIGLGAAALLSYRWIGVLRVAAVTGSALAVATIGGTVGADFDTASTVALSITHLTLVPAIVVATEGLRRKLIEG
- a CDS encoding DUF5996 family protein — its product is MRTTSNEVWPALRVDDWTDTRDTLHMWTQIVGKLRLARAPMVNHWWQVTLYVSARGLTTSAIPYDRGIFDIEFDFIDHQLHIRSCTGARHRINLEPKTVAAFYEEVMAALRALGIDITILARPVEVERAIPFAEDTTHAAYDRDHANTFWRQLVAADRVLNRFRGEFVGKASPVHFFWGAMDLAYTRFSGRSAPPHPGGAPNCADWVMVEGYSHELASTGFWPGGSAEGSFYAYAYPEPDGYAQTPIRPQAGYYDASIHEFLLPYEAVRTADEPEATVLEFLRSTYDAAADAAGWDREHLNAFAPRMR
- a CDS encoding DUF2267 domain-containing protein yields the protein MTHHHDPLAAGMHTAHTWLRAVADALGTEDLTFALRALRAWMHTVRDRISVPNSAHLTAQLPDFLRGIWYEGWVPSRVPGNHGVAQFVDEFAERAGISAGDVAFTAGCVTSALDRMMSPGQLNHVFAVFPDRLGVVLRGARPMAEA
- a CDS encoding AAA family ATPase → MLLWINGPFGGGKTQTAFELHRRLPGSVVCDPEMVGYGLHRMMPPKLRTDFQRYPSWRQGVVEVLDHVLREHEGVVIAPMTVADLRYFDETVGRLRESGHDVRHFALLARRETVLDRLRDRGLGFAPILRAVGQGDLRLRAEQFAVDRLDFCLEQLSKPEFAEHIWTDTTPVAAVADRIADTAGVTLTPDTDGRIRGRLRRMAVTVRGVRL
- a CDS encoding pyridoxamine 5'-phosphate oxidase family protein encodes the protein MSDSEPDVVLGPFSSPDARATPWASASAVIGTAEVFWLSTVRPDGRPHVTPLLAAWSLGGMCFTTGGQERKALNLEHNPYCVLTTGTNALTGVDVVIEGVASVVGERSERVLAVADFERKYGTHLTDPAGTWYRLGEAVIAGDVRLYRVAPSIGFAFGKLPTSSQTRYTWPSR